The following nucleotide sequence is from Glycine max cultivar Williams 82 chromosome 9, Glycine_max_v4.0, whole genome shotgun sequence.
TATGAAGTTAAAAGTTCTGCTTCTGAAGTATTTTGTCGCACTTGAATCCATTAATTATTGTAACACTTGTTTCTTTATGCAGAATGGAACAAAACTCCGTGTTGCAGATTTTGTCCATGGTGTAGATGGACTTGGCAACCAGAATTTTCCTCCACCAAAGGGGAAGCCCATTGAAGAATCAGCTGCTTCTTTTTTGGTTCATCAAGCAAAAGTTAACCCTGGCAAAGTCACTGTGGTCGCATTGGGCCCGCTTACAAATATTGCCTTGGTATGATATATGTACAATTCTGCAATATGGCATTTTCATGTTACTCTTCATACTGTTTTTCATGATGACGATAATATATGTTTGCAGGCTATACAGCTGGATCCGGAATTTGCTAAGAACATTGGGCAGATTCTGATTCTTGGTGGTGCTTTTGCAGTAAATGGCAATGTGAATCCAGCTGCTGAAGCCAATGTGAGTATTTCCATTCTGCATCAAATTCTTAATcttcaatataaatattatatcattcaCAACTCAATCTGTCTAACTCTTTGGTTGGATTTGTTCCAGATATTTGGTGATCCAGAGGCTGCAGATGTTGTATTTACAAGTGGGGCAGATGTACTTGCAGTGGGGATAAATGTTACCCACCAAGTTGTACTGACTGGTACCCCCTTTGACAAATTCCTTTGTGCTCCTTTGCTATACTTGAGTCATTTTGTCTTACTTAAATGGGTAACTGTCCTTTGATAAATCTTGTATGGTTTACTATTTCTTCAACGGTTatagtaattttgttttattcttatttCAGAATTTATGCATGTTAGTTTAGCAACATTTTATGGGTATGTttctagttttttatttaataaatttctaaCATAAAGTTTTCAGCTCAACCAAACCCATAAAAATGTCTGGATAAATAGTGCAATAGATTGCTAAATAGTTCATTTCCTGTCTACCACATCCCAaaattttttgtaaaacaaaatggcAGAGTGAAGATGAGAATTTTTTCTATAGAAACATGTGATTATCCTGAATCTATCTATTAACAAGTTTCTTTTTTAAGGtgtaataatcaattaatttacaCATTTTATAGGACTCTTGattttatacttatttataGAGGTTAGGCACCATCCATTCTTTTTTCATGTTATACACAATAGGAACTCTTGGATGatgcttttttttaatgcaGACACATGCCAAAGGCAGAGAAATAGCTCTGTATTTTGGATTCAGAAAGACAGTTCAAAAACTGAGACTAACTTcaataatctcttttttttccccCTGATAATCATCAATGACCAACCATCCCAAAGTTTAAACTGTTTGATGAAGGGTTCTTGAATGATATCCATCCATAATATTTGGAAACCATGGTTTTCTGAAACCCACTCTGAAATTTGCTGTTGTGTCTCATATGTACACTCTAGTGTTGATGAGAAGTTATCATCAGTTAAACAGCATGAGCAtgattctattttaattatggTGTATGTCATTGAACTTTCTCTGGCACCAGACTCACCACTGTTCTGGTTTACTCATCTAATACAAAATGACTAGAATCTGATCGAGAAAAATTGGCAAGCTCAAATGGAAAATTTGTGCAATACTTGAACAAAATCTTGGATGTATATTTCTCTTACCATCGGGAGGCATACAATGTCAAAGGTTTGTGTTCATAGTGCATTTAAGAATTGGTAGAGACCTAATAATCTACTTTACtaattatatttactttttatacagGGGTTTACCTTCATGACCCAACTGTGGTTCTTGCAGCTGTTGATCCTTCACTTGTAACTTGCATAGAGGGTATTGTCAGAGTCCAAACGAGTGGCATTACAAGGGGAATCACAATACTctacaacaaacaaaaaaggtAGAAACCCCTAGCAAATGGAGTGAGTCCCTAGAGAATTAAGTCTAATTTAAGTTCAGTATTTGTCTGCTTGCTAATGCTGACTTTGTTGATAGTTCTAATGCttttaaaatcattcaaaatagtGTGTTAAGATAGTATTAGATTGCATTTTCTCCtgaattttttctcaaaaacaacaaaatcgtGCCGAAATGAATTTCTCTATTATGTGGAAGCCTTGCACTTCTACTCCATCCGTGTTCTCTTCTTATCTATCACCAGGATTCTGTTGAGCTTTTAGCATTACCTTTTGAGCTTCTATTCTTAGTTTTCAGTAGAAGTCTTCTCATGTTGTAAGCCTTTGTTCTAATACTTCTTATCTGG
It contains:
- the LOC100804545 gene encoding probable uridine nucleosidase 2 — translated: MAAETEPKKIIIDTDPGIDDAMAIFLALQSPEVEVIGLTTIFGNVYTTLATRNALHLLEVAGRTDIPVAEGSHVTSTNGTKLRVADFVHGVDGLGNQNFPPPKGKPIEESAASFLVHQAKVNPGKVTVVALGPLTNIALAIQLDPEFAKNIGQILILGGAFAVNGNVNPAAEANIFGDPEAADVVFTSGADVLAVGINVTHQVVLTESDREKLASSNGKFVQYLNKILDVYFSYHREAYNVKGVYLHDPTVVLAAVDPSLVTCIEGIVRVQTSGITRGITILYNKQKRFAEINEWSNKPTVKVAVTVDAPRVMKLVMDRLVDS